The DNA window TGTTGCCGCTGCCGAACGCGCGGTTATCAACCGTGGAAGCGAAGTACTGCAGGTTGATCCAGTGGGCCACGATCAGCGGCGCCGTCATGATCAGTTCCAGGACCTTCCCGTCGGGATCTTGCGCGGCGTCGTAGCTATGTAAGAATGCTCGTCCCTTCAGATCCGAGTTCTGCGTGCGGGACCGGGGGGCCGCAATAAAAGCGGCGTTCCCCGCCAGTCCCCATTCGGCGCGAATCTCGGACCAATCTCCACTGCCTCGCACGATGGCGTTGACCGTTGTTCCGTTCTGTCTGGCGCGCTCTTCCAGGCGCAGTTGACTGGCTTCTTGAGCCCAAGTCTTTAGTTGGGCCAAATCCGCACTGTGGTCCTCGGGACAGTTTTGGTCGTCAAAAAATTGAATCTGTTCGATGGTGGTGTTGTGCACTGCCGGAACAAACCAGGTATCGTCGGGAATCGCGATGCCATTTTGACCCAACTGCGTTCGCACTTCGGGGTCGTTCAGGATCGAAGCGGCGACACGCGCATTGGGCTGGCCCGACCGCCCCCCGCAGGCGCCGCAGTCCAGTGCCGACTTGTAAGGGTTGTTCGAGACGGAACAGGAGTGTCCGCAAAAGGCTACAATCTTCGCGAAATCTCGGGTGAGCCCCAGGTTCCGCAACAGACCCGTCGCCAGCTCTGTTTTTCTGGCAAGGGAGAGTCGGTTCGCACCTTCGGCGTCAACGTCGGGTCCTGTGCGGGCGCGAAAGGAAAGCAGCAACCCGTCTCCGCCGCTGGCCTGGCTTGCCGAGCGATTCAGCCCCAGTGAATCGGTCAGAAGTTTGCCGCCGTACCAGAGCCCGATCGACTCCACGAAGCTGAAACATGCCACGGCGGAGGTTTGAAACGCTTTCCGAATCTTGCGGCCTGCCTTTCGAAATCCAAGACGGTGAGCGAACTGCCGACTTTTCTCCCGCGTGCCGCCTCGCAGGGCTTCGTTGACCTGAAACGAAGGGCTCAGCAGGACCGGACATTGCGGTTCGCCGTTGGATTCGCCCAGCCGGATATACTCAAAGGGCATCCCGAAAAATCCCGCGAAACCGAAGGTTTCCACCTCATCGCTCACCGCTTCCAGCTGGCGACGAATTCCTTCGGAACGGACGTCAATGCAAAACACCAGTTGCGCCGACTTGCGCCCGGTTGGCTGCGTTTTTGCGGTCGTCAGTTGATCGCAGATTTCTTTTCGAAAAGACGTTTCATGCGCGACCATCAGAAGGTATCGCGAAAGCACATGCCGATCAGAGCAGACGGGCTGCGGCGTCTTGAACGGCAGCGAAAACTCCGCGTCTTGCGCCTGGTAAAGAGCCGCGTCGTAGGCCAGTCGGATAGCCAGCAAACCCAGCAAGTCATCCTTTTGCGATGCGGCGGCGCCTGGCTGTTTTGACTGCTGTTTGACGAACGAAGCCCAGCCTCCGATCGAGAACATTTCGCACAGCAGGAACGATCGCCAATGCTCATGCGGCACCTGGAGCACCGACAACGACTGCGCGATTGCCGCAGCAGGCGACGTCGGCAACTGTCGCGCCCAGTCGCGAAAGGAGGGAATTCCGAGTTGTTCCATACGCCGACTGACCTGAGCGGAATGACGCCAGGCGGCGTACAGGGACAGATCCTTCCAGGGACTCGGCCAGGCCGCCTGGCCTTCGTCGTAGTGTGCGGCGCAGTACCTCGAAATGTCGTTGACAATATGGTTGGTCCAGTCGCCGTAAAGCTGATGATCGACCAGCTCAGCGACCGTGTAATAATCGCGATCCTGCTCCCTAGAGGCGTCGTCTTCCGGCTCCAGCCTTGCGATCAGCTCTGCGAAGGAGAAGTCGGCAAAAAGGTCGGGATGGGCGTCGCAGCAGTGGTCCCAGGCAAAACGGATGTCCGCTTGAGAGATTTTCTGCCCTGCGACCAGCGAACGATAAAAGTTCAGCGACGGCAGCAACTCGCAGTCACGCACTTCTCGCAGTAAATGACGGGCTTCCAGGAAGGAGTTTTCCGTTAATCCCAGGAACGGATTAACCGCCACATATTCTTGCAACGGCCAGAGCGGCGGCGTAATGCTGAGCACCTCGGATAGGGCAAGCGAGAGTCGGGGGTGAACGGTATTAACCGACTCCAGCGAGGTTTCCGCCTCGTTGCTAAGAGAGGGTTCGCTTGAAATAGCCTGCGACATTTGATTTTTCTCCGTTTAGGGAGGGGGCGAACGGGAGCAGAATCCAAGAGCAAACTCAGGGCGTCGGAACCGAGCGTCCCCAGCAAAACGCCGCCAGCTGGCGAGCAGGAATGTCCAGGTAGAAACCGTTCATGGCATGCACGTAAAGCGTCTGAAAGGCTGGTCGTCGCAAGAGCCGTCCGGCAGACGTCTGGAGGACAAACACCCCGACGAATCCGACGCCGACGGCTCCCAAAACCAAGAGATCGAAAACGGAAGGCGTCGCGATGCTATGCGAGACGGAATGACTGAGTACGCGGTCCATCAGGGTAAAGGCGCCAAAGTATCCGCCGCCGACAATGATCGCCCAGGCGAATCCCTGCAGAGCCACCCGAAACGATCCGGGAGCAAGAGATCGCCAGAGCAATTCGGTGAGGGCAAGCGTCAATATCAGACCGAGAACGGCGGCTCCCGGCTTGGTCGCCAGGTCGAAACCGAACAGCCAGGAGAAGCTGCAGAATATGCCCAGGCTAACGGCGATCGCCGGCGGCAAGCTGAAGAGACCTGCGCGACCGCTTGGCGTCGTCGAGATTTTGGTTCTGGTTCGGGCCGCTGATTCAAGCACGCTCCCCGAACTCAGAAAGGCATGCGCCTTGTAAAGAGAATGGGCCACAATATGGAGCAACGCGGCCGAGTAGGCCCCCAGGCCGCATTGCAACATCATGAACCCCATCTGGGCGATCGTAGAATAGGCAAGCGAACGTTTGATACTGGTCTGCGTCATCATCACCACGCCGCCGAACAGGGCGGTAAAACCGCCCACCAGAGCGAGCAGATCAAGGGCGCCTGGAGACAGCGAGACGAGCGGGCTCAAACGAATTACCAGGAAGCCGCCGGCATTAATTACGCCCGCATGCATCATGGCGGAAACGGGCGTGGGGGCCTCCATCGTGTCGGGAAGCCAGCCATGGAAGGGGAACTGGGCCGATTTCGTCATGGCGGCCAGAACGTAAATTGCACCAATCCATCCGATCGGCGAATAAACGCTTAGTGATCCTGCCTCCGTGATGGATGTCGCGGCAAAGATCGAGACATAGTCAAAAGTCCCAAAGGCGTAGTACGTCAACACCAGTGCCGAAAGCAAAAAGACGTCGCCCAGGCGACTGACCAGGAACTTTTTGCGTGCCGCCCAGATCGCCCAGGGACGATCGGGATAGTGCGTCAACAACCGGTGCAATCCGAAACTCGCTAACATCCAGGCAGCGGTGAACATCACCAGATTGCGGGAGACGACCATCAATAGCAACGAACCCAGGGTGAACGCCGTCCATCGCAGGAACCGCCCTTGTGTCGCTTCACCGTTCATGTAGCGAGCCGAATACCGTGTAATGATCAGACCGATGAAGCTGATCAATACCGTCATCACAGCCGACAGGCTGTCAAAATAGACCCCCACGTTGAGCGGCACAGGCCACAGGGCGCCGCAGAAAACCTGGTCGATTGCTCCCTTCCAGCAAAGGAAACCCGCGGCCGCCGAAGCCAGGCCCAGGGCGGCGAATAGCAGTGTCGACGAGGATCGCTGTACGAAACGGGGAGAACTCTTCCAGAGAACGGGAATCGCCGCGGCGGACAATAAAAGGATCGCCGGCCCTGCAGCCAGGCACGCATAAAACCAAACCATTTCCGATCTCCTCAAGGAAACATCGGCGACGGTCATCCGCCGCGACTAGCGAATAGTAATACGCGATAAATTTGTCGTCAATAGCCATTCGCTAATTATTTGTCGTCATTCCTGGGGAGGCGCTTGAGAAAAGGTTTTGACCGCTGCTTGAATTCCCTCGCCAGGGGGACAGAAAACCCTGGTTCTTTTTTCGCGATAGTTGGTTCGCGATTGTCACTTCGCATGAATCGGGCTTAGAATGAGCTGTTTACAATCCGCACTCCATCGCTCCAGAACCGCCTTCGCACGATGAAAAAAACGCGAACCCACAAGAAATCCGGTCGCTCAAAATCCACCGCCGCGGAATCCCCCCAGAAGAAATCGGGCGACGCTGCGCCAGCCGAGACCGCCGCTTTGACAGCTGCGCAGCGTCCCGAAGCGGCTAGTAGCCGCTGGACCTTTTTGACCAATCATTCGCACGTATTGATTCTGCTCTCGCGAAATCCCTCGATCGTCCTTCGCGAGGTCGCTGCCATGGTCGGAATCACCGAACGCGCCGTGCAGCGCATCATCGCCGACTTGGAAGAAGGGGGCTTTCTCGAACGCGAAAAGATCGGGCGGCAAAATCATTACCGCATTCTCGCCAATCAAAATCTGCGGCACCCCATCGAAGGACACCGCACGATCGGCGATTTGCTGGAGCTCATCGAAAACACGCCCTAGCCGCGTCTTCGACCGCGGAGCGGTGTCCGGGGGAGAGAGAATCGCTAGACGCTATTCGGCCAGAGGATCGAGCGAGAGGGCCGCGCGGTAGTCCGCCTGGGCGGCGAAGTAATCGAACTGAGCTTCAATCAGAGACAGTTGCGACTCCGTGACGGACTTCTCATAGATGTTCAATTCCACCAGATTGATGTCTCCGGCGTCGAATTGCAGGCGCCCCAGTTCAAGCGTTTCTTTCGCCAACCTCACGTTTGTTTCCGCACGCTGAATCCGCCCGGCCGCGGTTGACATGGCGGAGGCGGCGTCCTGAACCGCCGCGGCCGTCTTGTCGAGAACGAATTGACGTTTGGCGCTTAGTTGATTTAGTTTGCCGCGGGCCGCGTTGATCGTACGGTCAAAATATTCGGCCGAACGATAAGTGCGGGCTATGCTTGTGTTTACTGGCGCTCGTCAGGTCGCGAATTCGGCCGATCAACCGCTCTTGATTGAGGTAGTTCTGCTGGTTCACCGTAGGGTAAAAGTATTCGAACGACGTTCAAAGTCCGTGTTTTGAGGGCTTTGAATTACGATTTTCCATCGAATCTCGGCCGATCGCCATGCTCTCCTGGTGGGAACGGCTAGAAAGTCAGCTGCGCGGGCGGCGGCGCGACCGGCAGGACGGTGAGGAGTGGGAGGGTGGTTTTCATGGCCGGCTCAATTTTGGGGCTCCGGCAGATGGTCGATCAGCACCTGTAGCCGCACCTTGTCGGTGACTGATTTTCCGGCGCGCACATCCTCCTCGGTGAACGTGGACATCAGCACATCGCCGAGCGGTGTGCGTTGGTGATCGTAGACGGTGTGGATCGTGCCGTCCGCAGCCTGCACGCCGTCGGGATAGGTCACGTCGTCGCGTTCGTCGAGCATGAGCCCGCCCTGCCAGGTCTTGCCGTCGTCGTCGGAGATGAAGGCGGTGAGCTTCTCCCGTTTCACTTTTTCCGTCATGGGGCCGTGCTTCACCAGCAGCAGCGCACCGGACTGCAATCGGCGCAAGAAGAAGCGTGAGGTGCAGTGCGGGATCGCGATGCGTTTCACTGGTGTCCATGTCCGGCCACCGTCCTGCGAGATCGTTTCCGCCAGTCCCTGGCAGCGCACCATCATCCACAGCGAGCTGTCCTTGCGCTCGACGAT is part of the Lignipirellula cremea genome and encodes:
- a CDS encoding YbcC family protein, which codes for MSQAISSEPSLSNEAETSLESVNTVHPRLSLALSEVLSITPPLWPLQEYVAVNPFLGLTENSFLEARHLLREVRDCELLPSLNFYRSLVAGQKISQADIRFAWDHCCDAHPDLFADFSFAELIARLEPEDDASREQDRDYYTVAELVDHQLYGDWTNHIVNDISRYCAAHYDEGQAAWPSPWKDLSLYAAWRHSAQVSRRMEQLGIPSFRDWARQLPTSPAAAIAQSLSVLQVPHEHWRSFLLCEMFSIGGWASFVKQQSKQPGAAASQKDDLLGLLAIRLAYDAALYQAQDAEFSLPFKTPQPVCSDRHVLSRYLLMVAHETSFRKEICDQLTTAKTQPTGRKSAQLVFCIDVRSEGIRRQLEAVSDEVETFGFAGFFGMPFEYIRLGESNGEPQCPVLLSPSFQVNEALRGGTREKSRQFAHRLGFRKAGRKIRKAFQTSAVACFSFVESIGLWYGGKLLTDSLGLNRSASQASGGDGLLLSFRARTGPDVDAEGANRLSLARKTELATGLLRNLGLTRDFAKIVAFCGHSCSVSNNPYKSALDCGACGGRSGQPNARVAASILNDPEVRTQLGQNGIAIPDDTWFVPAVHNTTIEQIQFFDDQNCPEDHSADLAQLKTWAQEASQLRLEERARQNGTTVNAIVRGSGDWSEIRAEWGLAGNAAFIAAPRSRTQNSDLKGRAFLHSYDAAQDPDGKVLELIMTAPLIVAHWINLQYFASTVDNRAFGSGNKTIHNVVGQIGVLQGNGGDLMTGLPWQSLHDGQNLQHQPLRLLAVIETSRAATQQIIDRHPMLQDLFNNGWMSLVVLEGEQLYRKNSAGEWCAEDRTPPGLESILPHSTAAHSSSSPGAST
- a CDS encoding proton-conducting transporter transmembrane domain-containing protein, producing MVWFYACLAAGPAILLLSAAAIPVLWKSSPRFVQRSSSTLLFAALGLASAAAGFLCWKGAIDQVFCGALWPVPLNVGVYFDSLSAVMTVLISFIGLIITRYSARYMNGEATQGRFLRWTAFTLGSLLLMVVSRNLVMFTAAWMLASFGLHRLLTHYPDRPWAIWAARKKFLVSRLGDVFLLSALVLTYYAFGTFDYVSIFAATSITEAGSLSVYSPIGWIGAIYVLAAMTKSAQFPFHGWLPDTMEAPTPVSAMMHAGVINAGGFLVIRLSPLVSLSPGALDLLALVGGFTALFGGVVMMTQTSIKRSLAYSTIAQMGFMMLQCGLGAYSAALLHIVAHSLYKAHAFLSSGSVLESAARTRTKISTTPSGRAGLFSLPPAIAVSLGIFCSFSWLFGFDLATKPGAAVLGLILTLALTELLWRSLAPGSFRVALQGFAWAIIVGGGYFGAFTLMDRVLSHSVSHSIATPSVFDLLVLGAVGVGFVGVFVLQTSAGRLLRRPAFQTLYVHAMNGFYLDIPARQLAAFCWGRSVPTP
- a CDS encoding helix-turn-helix transcriptional regulator; the encoded protein is MKKTRTHKKSGRSKSTAAESPQKKSGDAAPAETAALTAAQRPEAASSRWTFLTNHSHVLILLSRNPSIVLREVAAMVGITERAVQRIIADLEEGGFLEREKIGRQNHYRILANQNLRHPIEGHRTIGDLLELIENTP
- a CDS encoding TolC family protein, which produces MARTYRSAEYFDRTINAARGKLNQLSAKRQFVLDKTAAAVQDAASAMSTAAGRIQRAETNVRLAKETLELGRLQFDAGDINLVELNIYEKSVTESQLSLIEAQFDYFAAQADYRAALSLDPLAE